DNA sequence from the Arthrobacter crystallopoietes genome:
TGCCGCGGCATTCGTTCCGTCGGCACTGCAGGCAGCTGTGCCGAGTTCGGAACTCTTCCCCCAACGAGGTCCGGACCGACAAGTTCCCATCAACACGCCCTGTGCGGCACGGGCATGCTGGCGCTGCCTGCTTCTTCATGTTCGCCGCCTGCAACGGCCGCATGTCAGAGGACGGCGTCGCACCGTTTGTGCGGCTTCCTTCAGTGCTTGTGCGGCTTCTTTCATGTCTGGTGCAGCGAACACTATATGATCGATTGAAACACTCATCTTTCAGGAGAACTTTTCTGGCAGCGGGGCAGGAGGAGAGAACCATCACGACCGGCATCGACCAGGACCAGGCCGGGAATGAAGAACAGGCCGCTGAAGCGCCCATTCTCAAGATCGGGCATGTCGCAAGCATCCTCGGGGTGCCGACGGCACGCATCCGCTTGTGGGAACACGAGCGGCTCATTAACCCTTTGCGCACAGACAGTGGCCAGCGGCGATACTCGCCGCGGGATCTCGAGCGCCTTCAGACGATCCGGGACCTTCTCGACACCAAGGCTATGACCCTCACCGGCGTGCGAGAGGCACTCAGCGAAGAGGTCGTACCGCCAAGCTCCATGGAACCGTCTCCGGCTCCCGCCGATCCGGTCGGCGCCCGGGCGAAGGCCTTGCGCCTCCAGCAGGGCATGAGCCTTCGGGACCTTGCCAAATTGAGTGGAATCAGTCCTTCAGCTCTGGGAGCATTCGAGCGCGGACTGAACAAACCGAACACCGGTCGGATCTCGAAAATCGCCCATGCGCTCGGAACAACGGTTCCGGAACTTCTCGGCACCGCGCCACCGGAAAGCGGGACAGTCGTCCGGGCCGCGGAACGTCCATCATTACCGCTAAACGACGAGGGCGTCACCATCGAGTTGCTGTACCGATCTGCGACCGCCCTGCAGCCGCAGTCGATCGTGGTCCAACCCGGATGCGGAATACGTGAAGCGATCACTCACACGGGAGAAGATTTCCTAGTGGTCATGACCGGGGAAATCAATCTCGTTCTCGACACGATCGAGGTGCACCACCTTGGACCGGGGGACTCCGCGACATTCCCGAGCACGCGGCCGCACAGTTTTCACAACCCGGGAACAGTACCTGCCCACCTCATCTGGGTGAACACGCCAGCGACATTCTGATTTAGCAATGTCGGCGTGTACGGTCAGCGCCGGACGAAGGGCGTTAACCATGCCGGACGGTGATGGCCCCGACATCGATGAGGTAACCGTCCGATATGAAACCGGATATGCGGATTCGCTAGGAATTCCATACCGACGCGAGTAATTCATCCGGCTCTCCACGTCTCCTGGTGCTTGGTCCTGTGTGCCCTGGAAACCGCGGTTCTTCATCGCTGATAACCGTGAATATGTCGAAGGTGCCATGGAGATCAGTGCTGAGGCCAAACCGCTGTCGAAGGCCGGCAAACGGAAGTTCGCGTCCTGTCAGAGTGAACTCTAAGACCCGAGTCGCAGAACGTCAGAAATTGGGGAAATGGGAGTCTATCCTGACGGGGTTCCGGCCGCTCACCTGACGTCAGGTTGAGGTGTACTTCAAGCTGCGCTTGAGATCATATTCCTTGCGTATGCCTGGGTCGCATTTGGCCCCGCTCACCGGGCCTTTTTGGAGGGGCTGCGCGAATCGGAGCAGCCGGGGTTTACAGGTGTAATTCTCACAAAGCCCTGGCCGAAACAGGCCTGAGACAAAATGCATTGAGACGAGTTGCTGAGATGTGAGAAGGACTGAAAAGACCGGGAAGCTGATCGCGGCCGTCAGCATCGGTCGCTGTCTTGAAAACCTGTTGTTTTCCAAGACGCTACTCCGCCATGGCGAGCGGCAGGTGATAGAAACAACCGGCCCTCGAATAGGAGGGTCTATTGGGAGCAGCGGAACCCCCAGAAGTAAGCATCGGTCATTCCGTACCGAGGAACGCTTCCGACGTCTTCTTCTCTGCCAGCGCCGCTGCATATGCGTCGGCGACTTCAACTGCGAACTGTATGATTTGGTCCACCTGTTCGTGACCGACCCAACCAGGCGGGGTGCGACCTGTCCACCTTGTCCCGGCGGACCCGAAGAGCGACTCGGCCCGCCTGCGGAAGTCGTCAGTCGTAAGTGCCGAGATCGGGATACCAGTATTTTGGCCTGCAAAAGCCCCGTACGGCACGGCAACCTGCCCATTTGGAAAGAGGGCAAGTACACCGCGCTCCCCACTCTTGGCCGGCCCCCTCGCCGCAAGGCTGACGTATCCCGAGTACCGCCATACGAGGTGGCCCAGTGCTCGCCACCGCTTGACGAGCACGCTCATCGCCTCCCTGATCTCAAGGGTCTCGCACAGCGCGAGGAACTCGTCGAGACTCAGCGACTTCTCGGACCGCTTGGCCTGCTCGACTTGAGCCGTGAAAGAGTTCGGCGAGATAACGGCGCTGAATAGAGGGGCCCAGGGACTCCCCGAAATACGAACCGCCTTGGCTTCTACCAGCCACACCGCAATTCCCTGCTCTGCATCGTGCTCGGCAAGTTCGTTTAGGTATTGCGCTACTGCCCGGAACTCATCTCGGTGCTCCTCCGCCACGACAATAAGACCCCGAGCACCGCGCGCGATAGCGTACGCAAGGCCTCGGGTTAGATGGTCATGGTCGGCACGCCCGTACTGGTTCTCAATAACAAACTCGGGGCCGTCGGACGCTTGGGCTACGATGTCGATGCTCCGACCACCAGCCGTCGCAACCTCAGTCTGGCCGACAGCCAGAAGGTTTACGCCAATTTCGTCGCCAATGGCATCCAACTGCTCCGCCAGCAACGGTGTGAAGTCCGCTGCCTCGCCCTTCCAAGCTTCGCGGAGCGACCCAAATTCGAGCTTTGCCATCACCGGCTTCACTGATACGTCACTCGTCTTCACAGTTGGGGCATGCACCATTCAGGGGCCGTTCCATAAAGCACGACTCACAGACAGCACCCCTTCGGCCAGCTGAATCACGCTCGACGGCGCCGGAGCCG
Encoded proteins:
- a CDS encoding MerR family transcriptional regulator, whose protein sequence is MSEDGVAPFVRLPSVLVRLLSCLVQRTLYDRLKHSSFRRTFLAAGQEERTITTGIDQDQAGNEEQAAEAPILKIGHVASILGVPTARIRLWEHERLINPLRTDSGQRRYSPRDLERLQTIRDLLDTKAMTLTGVREALSEEVVPPSSMEPSPAPADPVGARAKALRLQQGMSLRDLAKLSGISPSALGAFERGLNKPNTGRISKIAHALGTTVPELLGTAPPESGTVVRAAERPSLPLNDEGVTIELLYRSATALQPQSIVVQPGCGIREAITHTGEDFLVVMTGEINLVLDTIEVHHLGPGDSATFPSTRPHSFHNPGTVPAHLIWVNTPATF